Proteins from a single region of Fibrobacter sp.:
- a CDS encoding ABC transporter permease subunit yields MRSYILRRLLLMIPTLIGISLVCFILIQLLPGGPVEEMISRAQQAAAMKGGVDASKALSPDQIAQIQAYFGFDKPAWQRYLTWLWNVLHLDLGTSYTYGLPVWDVITSRFPISLFFGFTSFFLSYLICIPLGLWKAVHHGSKLDSFSSGVIFSGYVMPGYALGILLIIFLAGGSYLDIFPLGGLTSDDFEDFSFFEKVLDLAHHLVLPIFCYMISEFAFLTFLMKNSALEELGRDYMRTALAKGMSFNQALVRHALRNALIPIATRLSEICTLMFAGALLIEKVFDIDGMGLLYYNSMVNRDYNVVMGVIFLSSLMAMVGRLFSDILYTMVDPRIKFS; encoded by the coding sequence ATGCGTTCCTATATCCTTAGACGCTTGCTTTTGATGATCCCGACCCTCATCGGGATTTCATTGGTATGCTTCATCCTCATTCAGCTTTTGCCCGGTGGCCCTGTGGAAGAAATGATTTCCCGTGCCCAGCAGGCTGCCGCCATGAAGGGTGGGGTAGACGCGTCCAAGGCTCTGTCGCCAGACCAGATTGCACAAATCCAGGCTTACTTCGGCTTCGACAAGCCGGCCTGGCAGCGCTACCTGACCTGGCTGTGGAACGTGCTTCACCTGGACTTGGGAACCAGCTACACCTACGGCCTCCCTGTGTGGGACGTGATTACTAGCCGTTTCCCCATATCCCTGTTTTTTGGCTTTACCTCCTTCTTCCTCAGTTACCTGATTTGTATTCCTCTGGGCCTCTGGAAGGCTGTACACCACGGAAGCAAGTTGGATTCCTTTAGCAGTGGCGTTATTTTCTCCGGCTATGTGATGCCGGGTTACGCCCTGGGTATCTTGCTTATCATCTTCCTTGCGGGCGGTTCCTATCTGGATATTTTCCCGCTGGGTGGCCTGACCTCCGACGACTTCGAGGACTTTTCCTTCTTTGAGAAAGTGCTGGACTTGGCCCACCATCTGGTGCTGCCCATCTTCTGCTACATGATCAGCGAATTTGCGTTCCTGACCTTCCTTATGAAAAACTCCGCCTTGGAGGAACTGGGCCGCGACTATATGCGCACTGCCTTGGCCAAGGGTATGAGCTTCAACCAGGCTCTGGTCCGCCACGCCCTCCGCAACGCCTTGATCCCCATTGCCACCCGCCTTTCCGAAATCTGCACCCTCATGTTCGCCGGTGCCCTTTTGATCGAGAAGGTCTTTGATATCGACGGCATGGGCTTGCTTTATTACAATTCCATGGTGAACCGCGACTACAATGTGGTCATGGGCGTGATCTTCTTGAGCAGCCTTATGGCCATGGTGGGACGCCTCTTTAGTGACATCCTTTACACCATGGTGGATCCGCGTATCAAATTTTCTTAG
- the dapB gene encoding dihydrodipicolinate reductase — protein MSVQVMVNGIPGNMGKIVAETCVARGLELVPYSLTGEIIVENESEVAGKTVQLLKPSNREERIGEVLAKYPNLICVDYTHPTAVNDNAAFYVKHKIPFVMGTTGGDREALTKLVAEANHPSVIAPNMSKQIVAFQTMIEWLATEFPTAFSGYKLSVVESHQKTKADTSGTARAVVGSFQKMGFEYTPDDIEKVRVESEQMERMGVPEEYLGGHAFHTYNLDSADGTVHFEFQHNVCGRKIYAEGTVDAVNFLAEQIAAGTAKPFNMMDVLRSGKMR, from the coding sequence ATGTCCGTACAGGTTATGGTAAATGGTATTCCGGGTAACATGGGCAAGATCGTTGCTGAAACTTGCGTTGCCCGCGGTTTGGAACTTGTTCCTTATTCTCTGACTGGCGAAATCATCGTTGAAAACGAATCTGAAGTTGCCGGCAAGACTGTCCAGCTCTTGAAGCCCAGCAATCGCGAAGAACGCATCGGTGAAGTTCTGGCCAAGTACCCCAACCTCATCTGCGTGGACTACACTCATCCCACCGCTGTGAACGACAACGCCGCTTTCTATGTCAAGCATAAGATTCCCTTTGTCATGGGTACCACCGGTGGTGACCGCGAAGCTTTGACCAAGCTGGTTGCTGAAGCAAACCATCCCAGCGTTATCGCTCCCAACATGAGCAAGCAGATTGTTGCTTTCCAGACTATGATTGAATGGCTGGCAACCGAATTCCCCACAGCATTCAGCGGCTACAAGCTGTCTGTGGTGGAAAGCCATCAGAAGACCAAGGCTGACACCAGCGGTACCGCTCGTGCAGTGGTTGGCTCCTTCCAGAAGATGGGCTTCGAATATACTCCGGACGATATCGAAAAGGTCCGCGTCGAAAGCGAACAGATGGAACGTATGGGCGTGCCGGAAGAATACCTGGGTGGCCACGCATTCCACACCTACAATCTGGATAGCGCCGACGGTACCGTCCATTTCGAATTCCAGCACAATGTCTGCGGCCGTAAGATCTACGCCGAAGGTACTGTGGATGCCGTGAACTTCCTGGCTGAACAGATTGCCGCTGGCACTGCAAAGCCCTTCAACATGATGGACGTTCTCCGCTCCGGCAAGATGAGGTAA
- a CDS encoding iron-containing alcohol dehydrogenase — protein MNNFTFYSPTEFVFGRSTESQVGDLCVKHGASRVMIIYGGGSVVRSGLLDRVKDSLKAAGVTVVEMGGVQPNPIDTKVREGLEIAREFKPDFLLPVGGGSVIDTAKAMAVGYYYEGDFWDLYEMVNGKKKATVSRALPIGVVLTIPAAGSEGSGNSVITNTTTKVKVGIRYPMHLRPKFAVMNPELTMTLPEWQTASGVSDMMAHILERYLSNTPDVQIGDRLAEGMLLAIMENAEKLIADPQNYEARANIMWSATIAHNDTCSIGRVEDWNSHAMEHEISAEYDVTHGAGLAVIFPAFLQYAAKHNPHKVAQLAHRVLGVADSGDVAADAMAGALALKTWLHDKLHMPVTFAQLGVPNPNLELLNERLHKLKGDVLKGYMDLDAAATMEIYKLAL, from the coding sequence ATGAATAATTTCACCTTCTACAGTCCTACAGAATTTGTTTTCGGTCGTTCCACGGAATCCCAGGTGGGGGACCTTTGCGTTAAACATGGTGCTAGCCGCGTGATGATTATTTATGGTGGCGGAAGTGTTGTCCGTTCCGGTTTGTTGGACCGTGTGAAGGATTCTTTGAAGGCTGCCGGTGTGACGGTCGTTGAAATGGGCGGCGTGCAGCCGAACCCCATTGATACCAAGGTCCGTGAAGGGCTTGAGATAGCCCGCGAATTTAAACCGGACTTTTTGCTGCCGGTGGGTGGCGGTTCCGTAATCGATACGGCCAAGGCTATGGCTGTGGGCTACTACTACGAAGGTGACTTCTGGGATCTTTATGAAATGGTAAACGGAAAGAAGAAGGCTACGGTAAGTCGCGCTTTGCCTATTGGCGTTGTGCTCACGATTCCTGCAGCTGGTTCCGAGGGCTCCGGCAATTCCGTGATTACCAATACCACAACGAAGGTGAAGGTGGGAATCCGTTATCCGATGCATCTTCGCCCGAAGTTTGCGGTGATGAATCCGGAACTGACCATGACTTTGCCGGAATGGCAGACAGCCAGCGGCGTCAGCGACATGATGGCCCACATTCTGGAACGCTACCTCAGTAATACTCCCGATGTGCAGATTGGTGACCGCCTTGCTGAAGGTATGCTCCTTGCCATTATGGAAAATGCGGAAAAGCTTATTGCCGACCCGCAGAATTATGAGGCCCGCGCCAATATCATGTGGAGCGCCACCATCGCTCACAACGACACTTGCTCCATCGGACGCGTAGAAGACTGGAACAGCCATGCCATGGAACATGAAATTTCTGCAGAGTACGATGTGACTCACGGCGCAGGCCTTGCGGTGATTTTCCCAGCGTTCCTGCAGTATGCGGCCAAGCATAACCCTCACAAGGTTGCCCAACTGGCTCATCGTGTTTTAGGCGTTGCCGACTCCGGAGACGTTGCTGCCGATGCAATGGCTGGCGCTCTTGCCCTTAAGACTTGGCTCCACGACAAACTCCACATGCCCGTGACTTTCGCGCAGCTCGGCGTGCCGAACCCCAATCTGGAACTTTTGAACGAACGTCTCCATAAGTTGAAGGGCGACGTTCTTAAGGGCTATATGGATTTGGATGCTGCCGCCACCATGGAAATCTACAAGTTGGCTTTGTAG
- a CDS encoding fibrobacter succinogenes major paralogous domain-containing protein, which yields MNKCFGLEETLAFAAAISLGVTACDSDSTSANSNNDEEVSSSSVAEESSSSVTSAPSSSSVKDESSSSVSPDTDPESSSSSAEIEESSSSVAPTSSNKKTAWDYLNPDIDYGEFTDERDGQVYKTVKIGNQVWMAQNLNYAYTAEKYDGLSTSLDSTSFCYDNNPENCAKYGRLYTWAAAVGIPQGHGVSSLDLDKTVQGICPDGWRLPELSEWYEFEENVFEFMEYEDDNLSMLFKSSDGWNKDKNGRNASGFTLLPAGVGALDGDYEHVGESTCFWTSSTYRGCSSCVYIIDLKSSSNELEKGVVYAYSYSRSVRCIKDSASKQPSSSSSAVSSSSVESNSSTISSSSEIVPGCPQIEQTKTSWMYLNPEIDYEEFVDSRDCQKYKTVKIGDQTWMAENLNYAYNKPMEGADSSSFCFENSKKRCENLGRLYPWSVATKVCPEGWHLPSKTEWKTLIDFVGENSGVKLKSTISWDMYNGTNDVGFSALPGGYLEPDDGEFYLLGGIGNFWSSDESSANSATHLQLYFSVDVAQLGAELKAYGYSVRCLKD from the coding sequence ATGAATAAATGTTTTGGGCTTGAGGAAACTTTGGCTTTTGCCGCAGCAATCTCTTTGGGTGTGACTGCCTGCGACAGCGACAGCACCAGTGCAAATTCTAATAACGATGAAGAGGTTTCGTCTTCATCCGTCGCCGAGGAATCCTCGTCTAGCGTTACGTCTGCGCCATCTTCCTCTAGCGTCAAGGATGAATCTTCTTCATCTGTTAGCCCGGACACCGATCCGGAATCTAGCAGCTCTTCTGCTGAAATCGAAGAATCCAGTAGTTCTGTTGCACCCACTTCTAGCAATAAGAAAACTGCTTGGGATTACTTGAATCCGGACATAGATTACGGTGAGTTTACCGATGAACGCGATGGACAGGTCTACAAGACTGTGAAAATAGGTAATCAGGTTTGGATGGCGCAGAACTTGAATTACGCCTACACTGCCGAAAAATACGACGGTCTTTCAACCTCTTTAGACTCAACAAGTTTTTGCTATGATAATAATCCGGAAAACTGCGCCAAGTATGGACGCCTGTACACATGGGCTGCAGCAGTAGGAATTCCCCAAGGGCATGGGGTCTCTTCCCTTGATTTAGATAAGACTGTTCAGGGAATTTGTCCCGATGGATGGCGCCTTCCTGAATTATCGGAATGGTATGAATTTGAGGAAAACGTTTTTGAGTTTATGGAATATGAGGATGATAATCTAAGTATGTTGTTTAAATCCTCTGATGGCTGGAATAAGGATAAAAACGGAAGAAACGCTAGCGGGTTCACGTTACTTCCTGCTGGAGTCGGGGCATTGGATGGTGATTATGAACATGTAGGAGAATCTACTTGTTTTTGGACTTCTTCGACGTATCGAGGTTGTAGTAGTTGCGTGTACATAATTGACTTGAAGTCGTCTTCAAATGAACTTGAAAAAGGTGTTGTTTATGCTTATTCTTATTCGCGATCCGTTCGTTGCATCAAGGACTCTGCTTCCAAACAACCTTCTTCTAGTTCTTCAGCGGTGTCTAGTAGCAGCGTAGAATCCAATTCTTCGACAATTTCTAGCTCCAGTGAAATTGTACCGGGTTGTCCGCAGATTGAACAAACTAAGACTTCGTGGATGTATTTGAACCCGGAGATTGATTACGAAGAATTTGTGGATTCCCGTGATTGCCAGAAGTACAAGACTGTGAAAATCGGTGATCAAACCTGGATGGCCGAAAATTTGAATTACGCTTATAACAAACCTATGGAAGGCGCTGATTCATCTAGTTTCTGTTTTGAAAATTCAAAGAAAAGATGTGAAAATCTTGGTCGCTTGTATCCGTGGTCTGTTGCAACTAAGGTGTGTCCTGAAGGCTGGCATTTGCCAAGTAAAACTGAATGGAAAACTTTGATTGATTTTGTTGGTGAAAATTCTGGAGTCAAATTGAAATCAACTATCAGTTGGGATATGTATAACGGCACCAATGATGTTGGCTTCTCCGCTTTGCCTGGCGGATATCTTGAACCTGATGACGGCGAATTTTACCTTCTCGGTGGAATTGGTAATTTCTGGTCCAGCGATGAATCCAGTGCCAACAGTGCAACTCATTTGCAGTTGTATTTTAGTGTGGATGTGGCTCAACTGGGTGCAGAACTTAAGGCCTACGGTTACTCTGTTCGTTGTTTAAAGGACTAA
- a CDS encoding Fic family protein, translating to MARSKIQNEYDVSQYMSVGEAAALWNLSDRRVRYLCEQGKVEGVTRTGRSYKIPRGAIKPLDGRENRWFNIPEAFKEMFDRVDSEKRELDRRRPLTPGELARLRDEFTINYTYNSNAIEGNTLTLSETRLVLEGVTIDQKPLKDHLEAVGHRDAFQYMLTLVSEDEPLTERAIKELHSLVLIDRPQDKGVYRRIPVMISGASHTPPQPYLVQPQMEQLVAAFNNSKDHVHPLERISKFHLDFEGVHPFIDGNGRTGRLLLNFALMRAGYLPIDIKFADRRRYYAAFEAYYGAGDIKPMVDLVTGYEDEALKERLVILA from the coding sequence ATGGCACGTTCAAAAATCCAAAATGAATACGATGTCTCCCAGTACATGAGTGTGGGGGAGGCTGCTGCTCTTTGGAACTTGAGCGACCGCCGTGTCCGTTACCTTTGCGAACAGGGGAAGGTTGAGGGCGTGACCCGCACGGGCCGCAGTTACAAGATTCCCCGAGGTGCCATCAAGCCTTTGGACGGTCGTGAGAACCGCTGGTTTAATATTCCCGAGGCGTTCAAGGAAATGTTTGACCGCGTGGATTCCGAGAAACGGGAGCTGGACCGCCGTCGCCCTCTGACGCCTGGGGAACTGGCCCGCCTCCGTGATGAATTTACCATCAACTACACCTACAATTCCAATGCCATCGAAGGCAACACCCTGACGCTTTCTGAGACCCGCCTGGTGCTGGAGGGCGTGACCATCGATCAGAAACCGCTGAAGGATCATTTGGAGGCGGTGGGGCATCGCGATGCTTTTCAGTACATGTTGACTCTCGTTTCTGAAGATGAACCGCTGACTGAACGCGCCATTAAGGAATTGCATTCCCTGGTGCTGATTGACCGCCCTCAAGACAAGGGCGTCTACCGCCGTATTCCGGTGATGATTTCTGGTGCAAGCCATACGCCGCCTCAGCCTTACTTGGTGCAGCCCCAGATGGAGCAGCTGGTTGCCGCCTTCAACAATTCCAAGGACCACGTTCATCCGCTGGAACGCATCTCCAAGTTCCATCTGGATTTCGAGGGAGTCCATCCGTTTATTGATGGCAATGGCCGCACTGGTCGTCTGTTGTTGAACTTCGCCCTGATGCGTGCAGGCTACCTGCCCATCGACATCAAGTTTGCCGACCGTCGTCGTTATTACGCCGCCTTCGAGGCCTACTACGGTGCGGGCGATATTAAGCCCATGGTGGATCTTGTAACCGGCTACGAGGACGAAGCTCTTAAAGAACGGTTGGTGATTCTCGCTTAA